The following nucleotide sequence is from Echeneis naucrates chromosome 5, fEcheNa1.1, whole genome shotgun sequence.
GCCTTCCACAGCACTGATTTATATAACAGTCTCCACTTGCTATGACTCACTTTGACTTAATTTCTTCACTTTTCACACTTGatttcttcttgttttaaaGAACTGTGATTGCATGGCAGCCTTGAATAGCACTTATTGATGGGTAGCACTTGTAATAGCAAAATTACAGGCTTGCGACATCATAACTGAATATCGGATACAGAGGAGTGTCTTTAATGGCTGGCGAAGCCAAATGAAATCCATCGAACGCACTGTCAAGTGGTAATGATGCCTTACACCCTGCGGACCAGAGCTGTCTGGAGACCAAGGTCTTCCCCTTACACAGAGCTGCTCCTATAGATTACAGGCTGTGATAATTAACCTGCTCTAAAGCTTCCTTATTGATGTCCTGATAGCAGCCTGTCATAGTTCTGGGCTATAAACAGACTGCATgtgtgagtttttattttatttacaaggaCTCTGACGTAATGACAGAAATCTAATACAAGGTTGTCCTGTGGCAGAACTTTAACAGGCAGAATCGTGGGATGGTCTATGCTTGCAATTTGGGAGCGTTACACAGATATTATACGGTAAATAGCCATGTGCTGGTTGTAAGATGGATGGTGAGAAGGAGAGGTGAGCCGTCACATTTGGGAGTATTCAAAACAGAGATGGATTGAAGTAGTGAGCTGGGAACAAATATTGCCCACCACCTAACACTCAGCTCAGCATCCATCTGCACGCACCTGAGCCTCCTTCTCATCCATCACTCTGTCACCGCACCCACCTCCTGTTACACCACCCTTCTCCATAACTTGTCTCAGACATAAGTGCAGAAGGGTTCAGTTGTTTTTCAAGCACACGATATGTCATTCACCTCTGATAGCAGAGGCATCTTTCTCTGTATCTTTGGAGAGCATATGGGCAGGGAGCACAGGCGTGGGCTGGTGgtgggtgtctgtgtgggtgggCAACAGTTAGAGATACATTGTGAACTACATTGTGTGCCTGAGTGTCTTCAGAATGCTTGGCAGGAGTTATGGTagctgactttttaaaattttcgTTGTTAAGTGTTTCCTGGCCTTGCATAAAGaaaagcagtgatgattttaacaCATCCAGAGTCCACTCCCACCTGTAATAAAGACAAAGCACTATATTTGTCATGTGTTTTTGAATCCAAGCTCGTATTTGTCCTTAAATTGATCAGAAACACATTAGTTAGGCTGCGATGTTGTTGCTTTCACTTAGAGGGTTGTGTTGCTGCACTGTTGAGACTGGTTTGTTGGGAGCCTGCCAGGGATGCTGCTGCCCAGCTGGTGGTTGCTTGCTGTTAGTGCTGCCGGGTGAATGGAGTGGGAAAATTAAGCCTTTGATCGATTGTCTCACTGCAGACATTAGGAATACCTAAGACAGCCATGAGTCAGCGTGCCGCATGCACCATCATCCTCTTTGCTTTCTGCCctctttttcttgtcttcttctgtccccctctcttttctcccctttttcccAAACTTCTGTCCCCTTCTTCCCAATATGTCATCCTTGGATGACATTAACAAACCCAAATTTTTACTaacatttttttccaagtaAAAATGCATCTCAGTCAATTTCTCTATGGATTGAAGCCAAAATAAACCATAGTCAGATACagtgccctttttttttgtttgttttttgttgttgttttggtttgtctgaACAACCAGAGTCTGCTCACtgccaaaataattttttttccaatcaaatTTTTAGGGCAAAGTGGTCCAAATCTCCTTTAATTATTGTTGTCAGAACAATACTGATGCTTTCCGTCCCTGAGGTGGACCCCAGTGCAGGCATgcacagagaagctggatgttTTCCAACAGCTGAATATAAAAAACATGCAGGTACGCAGATTAAAAATAAGGAAGTAATTCATGGTGGAAATTAGTCATACCTGAAGGGAGGTGTGCGACCGACCAAGACTTTCCAAACAGCCAAACTGTTGATAATATTTCACccttaaaaataagaaaaccaGGCTGATAAATTTTCATGGGCTTTGCTTATATTTAAATAGCTAGCAAACTGTCACGTGTGCCAAACATGCTGTCACAGTGAGTTGAAAATAGGAGCGTGCCCTCAGGCGTAGTGCAGGGCCAGcgctttcagcagcagcaggttgagacCCTGACACACAGCCCGATGGACAGCAGTAATGGCACAAAGGGCCAGATTTAATAAACTGTTTCTGCCTCATTTCAGATGTGCCTCCTGTGTGTATTATTTATCAGACAGGTGCACTGGTGTAGAAGTGCAGTTCCTCTCTGATCCAAGATGCACCTTGTGTGAAGTGTGTCTCTATCCACTAAAGAGAGgatcaaaaaaattaaattttgttAATTTGCCAGGCTTGTAAAGAAGAGTCTGTTTTCTAAAGGATAGAAAGCATGCAATGAGTTGCTGCATTATGCTGACTGCACTCTGGTGAAAATTGCACTTTGCTGTAATTTGTCTTGAGTCTAGAGGAGACCTAACCCTGATCAAAGCCATCAGCACCTTCTGCCACCGACTTAAGATTGAACATTTTGACATTAAGCATTCTGTTTTCTGACATCCTGCCAATGTGCTGCATATCCTTATGAACATATGTATGTTATTTCACCTAAAAGTATCAAATAAACAGGCCAAGAAAAAAAGTTCTTCATACTAGATATTGTCTGGGCCTTAAGAAAAgtgaggtgtttgtgtttgtgtttgtgtttggcagAAGTAATTTAGCCTTTAGCGGGAAATGCATTTTCAGGGGAAACAATAAAAGCATCACAGACGTAAACATCATCGAAGCCGAAGTAAAGTAAACATTTCTGGTTACAGTTATCCATTTGATTAAATCCTAAGCCAACCTGTCACATTACTCAGCTATCAAATAATTTTGACTGGTGATTGTGGCAGGAGCATATGTGTCTTCAAAATACTGGCTCACCAGTTCTTACCAAATGTTGGTTAAAAGACTTAAGCTTaagatttttttgtcattagaTCAACTAAAAAAGCACAGCTGTCAGATAAACTTTTTTTCgatttgattgtttgtttgggtCATATCCTAAAATAGTTTTGCAGCCAATGCCTTGAGCTCCCTTTCCCCGTTTCCCTCCTGTCTGACTTGTCAATCACAGGAAGCCAACGATGGTGCCAAAGTTTCAGCTATTTTCTCCCATCACAACTCAGCCAAGCTGCACCAACTTCAGAGGTGCTTTATgagagaaatacacacatacacacacgtatTGGTTATAACAGAGCAATTATTAGGCCTCAGACATTATCACAACAgatgcagcacagtgatgaaGTTCTCGCCAAAGCTTGTTTCTGACTTAACCAGGACCAGACATTGTGACTAAGAGCTGTAACCTCAAATGAACCTCTTTctgaaacacacatcacaaaagTGATGATTATTACCCCAAATTTAGGCGCCCTGTCTACACATTTTAATCTTCCCTCTCCTTGTCTTGCTATAAAAAGTAGAATATAGTGACTTTTCCTGCCAGCAGGTCAGAGTCACAGCTGTTCATATAAAGGGcttcagacattttgttttgcccCCAAGCCACATCTTTACACAgatgctttctcttttttttttttacttttgtttctgGTTCTTTGCATCTCTTACCAGTCATATTATAGCATAAATTACTCTTGCAATCAGAAGGATTCTGCGCCTGCTACATTCACCAGTACACAACAATTTCCTTCTAATTATTGTTACGGGAAACAGATGATGTTTAACAAGACAAATCAAATAGAGAGTGCAAAACGATAAACCCGTGTCAACTTGAACGTGAACATGTCATTGTTTCCTTTTCACATTGTTATACTGCTCTTGAATTTACCAAGTAATTTCTACAGACGCATCTTTCCCCAGCATTAATTTGTTGCAGTTTTCAAACAGAATGCAAATGAGCTCGAGGACACTGCTTTGTTAATGTCACATTGACATGTGTGTTGCCTCTGTGATCTGATGTTTGTACAAATATTGGCGCTGCttccaacattttaaaaacactgcttTTGCAAGGTAACACATGGTCGATAATACGTGTTGCAAATTCTCCCAACACAGCCTAATACACGTGGGGATAAGTAGTGTGCATGGATTTATTATGGTACATGTATTATAATGCCTCCAAGTGGCTCTAAGCTTTTACACTGTTCACAATCTATTTATTCTGTTAGTTACGAGAAAGTCAAGGACCTGCAGCAAAACTACAGGTCACACTTATATCTTAGCAGTGGATTAGCCACTGGGATGCCCCCTCTcacttttttatgtcttttggaAACATTAGAATTTCTTGTATATAAAGCATGTGTTgtcagatgatgaaaatgttttctgaatttgtaCGGGCTTTGTCTAATAGCAAGTGTTGTCTTGAGTCTCTGTGATTTGAGCTTTCAGGTCGCTTTACTTAAGTCACATACTTTGTGGTAATGTAATAAAGTTGATGAAGAATACAATTGTTTAACTGAAGCAGTTGTTGGAGCGCTCAAAATGAGACCACAGGTAGCTGTGAGAGGGTGAGACAGAGTGTGGTTTGTGTGCTACCACGCCTCAGGCTTGTTAAATTGGCAGATCGATGACGCTTTAAATCAATGTTCCAGCAATACGGCAAGCCCCATGGAACCCATTAGTGGATTAAGATAGACCACTGTTCCACACTGAGGCCTGTCCTGCCTGCAGGCCCTCTCCACATGACAAATGGgaggaaaaactgtgaaatgaaacaaagcGAAAAGGGCAAACAAGAGGGTGCGAAGAAAAGCTGTGGCACAAGAAAGGTTGACAGCAAAGGCTGGGGTCAAAGCTGCCACGGAGGAGacacttctcctttttttttgttttttttttttcagagtgtGAGGGAGGGAATAGTTTTCGTTCCCTTTCGTTCCCTTTCTGCAGACAAAAGGATCTTCTCTTGAATCAACCAGCACTTTACACAGTTCTTTCCGAGGCATAGGAGAGCACCGAGTTGGCCACGAACAGCATGCTTGACATGTGAAGAAGCCTATCTCAgccagaggagggaaaagacagCAGCAAGCAGGGAGGGATATtgcagagtggaggagaaatGGGGTGTTGAGAGAGGATGATGGGGGAGCCGCTCTGCCCATGCTAGCATTGTCTATGTCCCATTGTCTGTGGATCATTGATCCATTCGTCTTCATTACGTCTCCCCTGTGAGAACTATTAACTGCTGCCACCCTCAGCCTGCTATGTTGACATGCACTACACAGTCTCTCTATCAGCATCCCAATGTTCCTGCCACCTCTCCTCTTGGCGCTATAAACTGACAGTTTTATGCtgcctggggaaaaaaatcgaGTCAGGAGGCTTTGTCTTTATGAATTATCTTCACAAGACAACATGTAATATGTCATTGCTATCATAACAGTAGAGGTTGGGTTGATTCTTTTACACCCTGCAAGCTTCTTTCCTGACCCATATAATATATGTTGCATAAGAATGAGTCAAACACCCACCCACTCATGCTCACGAGAAGCATGGTTACATCTTTGTAGGAATTCGGCATCGAATAGGAACTATTAATATGGCCAGAAAATAAATCCCCATTggtttattaaaatatatagaaatgCTTGGATATCCTCTGCTGTGTCGTCGTTTAATGCATTAAGACCCTCAAATGTCACTCAAGAAACATCCTGCTACAATCCCCCTCTTCTAAATTCTCACCATTGTCTACGCAAAGGGTGTCTTTGTCCAGCTGCCTGAGCCCAGGGAGACATAGtgggtcagcagcagcagcttgatATGCCCTCCATGATTCCACACCACTGCCAAAATCACTTTCACCTTCCTGTGTCAAATCCTATCGTCTCTTCACTTGGAAAAACTGACACCGTTGGCATGTACTTGTTGTACAGGGTTATTTCTAAGTAAATATGAAACTAGCTGATTGCTAAACTGCACAAtctctctctgccctctttctgtctgtccctttcccttccttctgtgtgtctttttttgtaGAGTCAACCAAATATCTGGCGGACATCCTAACTGCTGTCTCATTTCACCTGGGGGAACAGGAGAGACAGAGCATGGTCTGGCGTGGCTACCATTGTTGCTATGTGTGAAGGAGAGTTGTGGCGTCAATGGAGACTGAAGGCTATCGTGATCTCCTGGAGACCAGCGATGGTCAGGGGGTAGGCTTGCTGGATGGAGGGGGtgaggtgggggtggaggagagCTGGAGCACACCCTACCCTTTGGGTTTCCAGGTGTCTTTGACCACTGTGCTGATGCTGGAGCTGGTGTTGGGCTTCAGCAGCAACCTGACCGTACTTGTCCTCTACTGTGCTCAGTCCAACCTAGTGGATTCAGTCAGCAACCTTGTGACAGTCAACCTCCATGTTCTGGACATCCTGGTCTGTGTACTGTGTCTGCCACTAACTGTGGCTGTCATCCTGCTACCAGCTAATGGGAGCGGAGTCAGCAGCCTGGCCACTCTGTGCTGCTTTCATGAGGCCTGTGTCACGTTCACCAGTGTGGCCACAGCCGTCAATGTACTGGTGATCAGTTTGGACCGGTATGACATCTCAGTGCGTCCAGCCAGTCGTCTCCTGACACCCCGGCGTGCTGCGCTACTCCTGACAGCAGTGTGGGCTGTATCTCTGGCGGTCTTCTTCCTGCCCTTTCTGGAAGGTGACTTCTTCTCTTCCACGGCTGAGGACGGTGAGGATGAGATGCCAGTAAAGCAGAACAATGACTCTGAGCACACCGTTGGACCCACCTCCATTCTTCCCTCCCTGACTCCACCTTTTTTGCCCTCCACTtacccctcctcttcttcacatcACCTGCCTCCAGCATGGCAGAATAGGACACTGCTGTGTGTCGGAGGGCAGGGGTATTACACAGGCCTGGCTATGTATTACCACTTGTTACTCCAAGTGCCATGCTTCTTCATCGCTGTGGCTGTCATGTTGTTCACCTACTCCAGGATCCTACAGGCCCTCAACATCCGCATTGGCTCTCACATGATGAGGGGCACACGTACAAAAGACTCCACCTGCAGAATTCGCtgcaggaggcagaggaggaaggaccTAAGCCTTCCCACAGAGGTGGTGTCCTCCAATCAGAATCAGAACCTCAACCATCCTCCCCTCATCCCATCTGCAACCCCTACACCGACATCACCCCCGCCACTCTCCTCCATTCCCCAAGGGATGTCTGACAGTGGAGCAACAGTCACTACTGTGAGTACTGCTGTTACCACCCCAATTGCGACTACACCTGCCACCCCTGCTTCACCAACCCCAGCTTCGGCCTCAACCCAGATCCCTGCCGCCTCACAACTGCCTGCTTCCTCAATGGGTGTCCAGGCATCAGTTTCTGCTATAATTGCTTTGAGGCGTGCAGTGcgcagacacagagacaggcgAGAACGCCAACGTCGGGTCCTAAAAATGTCCCTAATCATCATATCTACCTTCCTAGGCTGCTGGGCCCCCCTGTCCGCAGTCAATGTTCTGATCCTGTATTTAGGTCCCAGCGACAGCCTGGTGCGGCTTCGTCTCTGCTTCCTAGCAATGGCTTATGGAACCACAATCTTTCATCCTCTGCTCTATGCTTTCACCAGACAAAAGCTACGGCGTGCCCTCAAAACACGTGTTAAGAAAAGGGTAGTGTCTCTGCTGCAAGTGGACCCAACTGTCAGTGGGGGGACAGTCATTCATAACTCctgggtggaggggggaggcCAGAGGAAGAACCGCAAGCCGCGGGTGGAGGCCAGTGATTGCACTGATCGATGTCTCACAGAGGCAGTAAGGGAATGATGCTGGTCTTTgttgtgcacatgtgtgtttgcatgtgtgagagtttgtttgtctgtatgaATTGGAAgaattgtgtgtattttaccAATTTGTAGGAGATGGATTTTGTGTATCATCATGCATGGGAGTGAGAGAGTAAGAGCCAGTTTGTTTACAAAGGTCAGGACCAATCCCATGACCTCCGGTTCCATGCAGATGTGGAAACAGGTGAGTCCTGAACTTTAATTAGAGGCAGCTTTCTGCTCTCCTGACACACACCTTCATTAGTCTACATCGTCACTGACAAGATTGCCGCTGTTTCTCCACGGTAACAAAGGACAAGCATTATCGCCACCATAACCATGGCCACTGAAAGTACTCGTGGATTATATGAAATTGATACATTATTGCTCCTGCGTACTTTCAAATTGCATGTGCATGTACATATGCACAGGTAGACACATCAGAACAATggcataaatacatttaatgaacCTTATTTATATTTTGCGATTATCTGTGAAAGCACACCAAAATCTACCTGCACAGATATTCTCAGTGAGAAAATTGTTAATGgaagtcttttattttctatctttcctttattttttcatgcctTAATTGAGTTATTAATATATTCTCATGGTGCTGAATGTCTGGCTATATGTTTACAATAATGTAATAGAGTGAAAGAGTTTGTGCATACTGTACATGGTATGGCAAATTAATGGCGGGTAATAAAAGAACAAACCAGATTCAAAGTTTACAGGCTAACATGAAACTACCAGGAAACTGCAAAAAAATTTCTCCAGATTTCTTTTCCAATAAGCTTCATATTTTAGAGGAAAGTCAAAGGTGAAAGGCAATTTCCTCAAAAATAAACTTCCACAGTCATGATGATGTAGGCAAGGGTATCTGCgtgattgtgtttgtatgtttacatGTGTGCATTTATATGTCTTGGGTGtgtttaaatgaataaatgaatatgtgTCAATGATTATGTGCAATAAACTGTGAGCAAAGCAATGACCCCTAAGATGTGAACAAAGCGAATGTGAGGATAGCACTGTTGTTTTCTATTCATGCTTTAGAGTATAGGGGGAAGAGAGAATAAAGGGAACTTCATTTTTTGATTAACAACAGAAGGCCATTCGGGATAATATAAAAACTAATTATACAGAGCAATTGCAACTGTGTGAAAAAGACAGGCCACTGTAATATTTCTGAAAGTGtatcatttcagttttaaagtGAGAATCAAAGGGCAATATTTTGTGAAAACTTAATTATAAGTGTTACTGTAGTCACTGCAGGTTACTTTGCATATTAAACCAGAGACATccaatacagtaaaaaaaataataatgaaacactgacatAACAGGATGTCTCTTCATTTTGGCTGTTTCCAGAGTCACTGCTTTAGGACTACACTTTCAATAACTGCAGAATTAGACATATTTCTTTCCGCTTCTGGGCCAAGTCCTGGACACATTACActatatctctctctttctcctcaggGCTTCATGTCTCATATCTAGACATGCTGGACAAAACAATAAACCAGTCCTCAATCAGCTGTCATATTATGGATGTTACAGTAGGTAATCTCTAATGTCAACTAGTAGATAGAGTACACTTTAGACTTTATATGGGCTCAAGTCTTGGAAGGCTCTTTGGGCTTTGGATTATTGCCTCTTTCATCCTCACCCCTTTTACACTATTTGTGAGCAAGACAAATGACAAAGTAATTCTTGTGTATTCATGTACATTTTTCAGGGATGTAAATATTTAagtgtgttttgcttttgagtAAAACTTATTCACAATCATCTGCCGGACAGAAAATCAGCTATTGTGATAAACTCTGAATGGGTTAAACTGAGTTACTGTAAAGAGAAGATCCATGTAAGCATTTTTGTGTTGATACTGTGTgtatactgtactgtacatttatttatttagagaacTATTAGCATTGTATAAGATTTATATTATGTGGTACTGTATAGAAATGAACAGAATCTGTATTAAAAAGCTGATCTATCTAAGAATTGATCTATCTTTGTTCAGTTGTGATATTTAAATTTAGAAGCAAGTTTAGCTACACAAGAAGATCCATTGCACCTTATCGGccataatatatatttttttaaagacaaacatcTCTTATTTCCTATTGAGGCATATAACAAAATGGACATATTCCAAACATATTCAAGATACAGATATATAATCGATGTGGGCTTAAAGTGCAGACTCCcagctttaatttgagggtATTCACATCTAAATTGGAGGAAGGGTTTAGGAATTATAGCTCTTTAATATGTAGCTTCTGCTTTTTCCAGGGACCAAAAGTAATTGGACGATCAACTCAAAAGCTGTTTCATGGACAGGTGTGAGTTATTACTTCATTATATCATGATCAATTAAGCAGGTAAAGCCTTGAGTTGATTCCAGATGTAGTGTGACCCGGTGAAAAAATAGATGACAAAAAATAGTGACTGTagtgctttcatttttaatttgctttaaaaagaaaataattaacagttgaataaataaagaaagaaattaattcaCTAATTAGTACACTGTATGTTCaataaataacagaataaaagatTTAAACCCTTTATTATTTGTCAAATGATGCGAAATGTGGTTACTTCCAGCTGTTTGCAGAGACATTTGCGTGACATTTTTAGCTAATGGCTCATGTGACTTCCGCATGGCAACAGGGGAGTCGATGgagccagccaatcaggaaTCTGCGTTAGTGCGTAATTAACGCGCTCGACCGCGGGAAGTTTCCGTAgttactctctctgtctctctcctgtcacACCTGACTGAGCGACACGCAGACGACGCCAGAAGCTGTCTGTCTCAAACATTGCTGCGGATTTTCTGGACGAACTTTTGCGTTTTTTCGTTCGTGTCTTGGTCGAAGGAGCGGACTGCTAGCGGCTAACTCCTCTCTGTGGCCAGGCCATGAGACCATCCTGTTACCCTCTGGAACTGGTAGGACAAATAATATCCAGTGTTACAGGACAAGCTCATCGAccttttagttttaatttcattttgcagGAAGGCTTTGAAACGGATTGTTGTTGATATTGTCAAGTGAGAATAAATGTGATACTAacttttctaaaaacaaaacaaaacaaaggagtTGTCTAAATAGGAAAATATTAAGGGTGATCAAACCCACGGTTTAAAAAAAGCTAAGAGGTTAAAATGTTAGGTAGGTTAAAActattaaaagattaaaatcaaCAGTTCtacatttaaagatttaaaatgtgaattaatggttcaaaccaaacagaaaaagggTTCAAAGGGACCCTTGTGGTGTGAAAGGGATTTGATGCGACCTAGAAATTGTGTCATaaagaaaccaaacacaatggtttttgttttttatttgttcttttgtttcatgCGTTTTTCCTATTATCAAGCAAATAACacagtttttcctttaaaaCGTACCTGCTGTCCATGAATGTCATTTTAGTCTTGCTACtcagttgtgtttatttactcaTCTCTCCATTGAGTGAACCTAAAATTTATGATGTACTGCTCCAATTAGTCGTTTGTTCAATGGAAGTAGAATCTGTGCCACTCAGTACCTAACACAGTTAGTGGGGCTGAGTCCCTTTGCAGTAGTATTTGCATTTGGAAGATGTTGCTATAAGCCCACAACATCCGGCCTCAAAAATAGAAAGGCAAGATTAGACTTTGCCAAAAAACATTCTGCCAGCACAGTTCTGGAACAGCATTCTTTGGACAGATGAAACTAAGATCAACCTGGACCAGAAACCTGGAAAGAAGAAAGTATGGAGAAGGTTTGGAACAGCtcatgatccaaagcacactgCATGGGCATGCAATGCTTCCAATGGCAGTGGTCACTAGTGTTTATTGATGATGTGACAGGAGACAGAAGCAGTCAGATGTATTCTGAAGTGTATAGGGATACACTTTCTGCTCATTTAGCCAAATGCAGCAAAGTTGATTGGACAGTGCTTAACAGTACAGATGGACAATGACCCAAAACATACTGCAAAAGTGACCCAGGAGTTTTTAAGACGAAGAAGTGGAATATTCTGCAATGGCTGAGTCAATCACCAGATCTCAACCCGATCTAGCATGCATTTCACTTGCTTAAGACAAAACTTAAGGCAGAAAGACCCACAAACAAGCAACAACTGAAGACAGCTGCAGCAAAGGCCTGGCAAAGCATCACAAAGGAGGAAACCCAGCGTTTAGTGATGTGTATGGGTTCCAGGCTGCAGGCAGTCATTGCCTGCAAAGcattctgaaatattaaaaatgaccATTTTATTTATGCTAATGTTAAATTGTCCAGTTACTCCTGATCCCCTGAAATGAGGAGACTTTGTATAAAAATGGTTGCAATTCCTAAATGTTTCATAGGATATTTTTGTTCAACCCCTTGGATTAAACCTGAAAGTTTCCACTTCAATTGCATCTCAGTTGTTTCTTTTCAAATCCAATGTGGTGACATGCAAGAGCAGCTTGTTGTGATAGATTGTGGTAATGACTTTAAAATCCAATCCAACTTTCAACCAAACATAGTTAAAAGGGAAACTGCTTGGATCCACCCTCATGCCTTGGGATGTCCTTCATCCTTTATCCTCTGTAATGTACTGTCCAAATCGCTCTATTTTTTGCA
It contains:
- the LOC115044151 gene encoding G-protein coupled receptor 22, whose product is METEGYRDLLETSDGQGVGLLDGGGEVGVEESWSTPYPLGFQVSLTTVLMLELVLGFSSNLTVLVLYCAQSNLVDSVSNLVTVNLHVLDILVCVLCLPLTVAVILLPANGSGVSSLATLCCFHEACVTFTSVATAVNVLVISLDRYDISVRPASRLLTPRRAALLLTAVWAVSLAVFFLPFLEGDFFSSTAEDGEDEMPVKQNNDSEHTVGPTSILPSLTPPFLPSTYPSSSSHHLPPAWQNRTLLCVGGQGYYTGLAMYYHLLLQVPCFFIAVAVMLFTYSRILQALNIRIGSHMMRGTRTKDSTCRIRCRRQRRKDLSLPTEVVSSNQNQNLNHPPLIPSATPTPTSPPPLSSIPQGMSDTSASTQIPAASQLPASSMGVQASVSAIIALRRAVRRHRDRRERQRRVLKMSLIIISTFLGCWAPLSAVNVLILYLGPSDSLVRLRLCFLAMAYGTTIFHPLLYAFTRQKLRRALKTRVKKRVVSLLQVDPTVSGGTVIHNSWVEGGGQRKNRKPRVEASDCTDRCLTEAVRE